In Camelina sativa cultivar DH55 chromosome 16, Cs, whole genome shotgun sequence, a single window of DNA contains:
- the LOC104749920 gene encoding mitochondrial import inner membrane translocase subunit TIM9-like yields the protein MDANMMAGLDGLPEEDKAQMNSMIEQLQLRDSLRMYNSLVERCFVDCVDSFTRKSLHKQEETCVMRCAEKFLKHTMRVGMRFAELNQNAPTQD from the exons ATGGACGCAAACATGATGGCTGGACTAGATGGTCTTCCTGAAGAAGACAAAGCACAAATGAACTCCATGATTGAGCAGCTTCAGCTACGCGACAG CTTGAGGATGTACAATTCATTGGTCGAGAGGTGCTTTGTGGACTGTGTTGATAGCTTTACACGCAAATCTCTACATAAACAAGAGGAGACTTGTGTTATGCGGTGCGCTGAGAAGTTCCTTAAGCACACTATGCGTGTTGGTATGCGTTTTGCTGAGCTCAATCAGAACGCACCAACCCAAGACTGA